One Thunnus maccoyii chromosome 14, fThuMac1.1, whole genome shotgun sequence genomic window carries:
- the zgc:154058 gene encoding transmembrane protein 150A-like isoform X2 — translation MSLWMILPVSLPALTITGIWVVYAMALYNQHVCPVDNWLYNQSCEEELYLQSGPTLCCTLDNVPLISKCGTLPPESCFFSLICSTGSFMVMVIVLLRYAHVIEKHQNCVLNTASLSTGWICAAGLIMVGNFQVDNAKVLHYVGAGIAFPTSMLFVCLQSALTYRLAKTQGEYNVAHLRLCMTLLAFVALVLSGVFFCQESFVLQHASAIFEWVFCVIIMLFYGTFAFEFAGMSGDTMVVLARGGSLGPAGREHKMDALY, via the exons GTACGCCATGGCCCTGTACAACCAGCATGTCTGCCCTGTGGATAACTG GTTATACAACCAGTCATGTGAAGAGGAGCTGTATTTGCAGAGTGGTCCAACGTTGTGCTGCACATTAGACAATGTACCTCTCATCAG TAAATGTGGGACTCTTCCCCCTGAGAGCTGCTTCTTCAGCCTTATCTGCAGCACAGGCTCATTCATGG TTATGGTGATTGTGCTGCTCCGCTATGCCCACGTCATTGAGAAGCACCAAAACTGTGTTCTCAACACTGCAAGTCTTTCCACAGGCTGGATCTGTGCTGCTGGACTCATCATGGTGGGCAACTTCCAG GTGGATAATGCCAAAGTTCTCCACTATGTCGGAGCAGGCATTGCCTTCCCCACCAGTATGCTGTTTGTGTGCCTGCAGTCGGCTCTGACTTACCGGTTGGCCAAGACCCAGGGGGAATACAACGTGGCCCACCTCCGGCTCTGCATGACCCTGCTGGCCTTCGTAGCCTTGGTGCTCA gtggtgtgtttttctgtcaggaGAGCTTCGTCCTGCAACATGCGTCAGCCATCTTCGAATGGGTGTTCTGCGTCATCATCATGCTGTTCTACGGGACATTTGCCTTCGAGTTTGCCGGCATGTCAGGAGACACCATGGTGGTGCTGGCCAGAGGAGGATCACTGGGACCTGCTGGGAGAGAACACAAG atGGATGCCCTCTACTAA
- the zgc:154058 gene encoding transmembrane protein 150A-like isoform X1: protein MSLWMILPVSLPALTITGIWVVYAMALYNQHVCPVDNWLYNQSCEEELYLQSGPTLCCTLDNVPLISKCGTLPPESCFFSLICSTGSFMVMVIVLLRYAHVIEKHQNCVLNTASLSTGWICAAGLIMVGNFQVDNAKVLHYVGAGIAFPTSMLFVCLQSALTYRLAKTQGEYNVAHLRLCMTLLAFVALVLSGVFFCQESFVLQHASAIFEWVFCVIIMLFYGTFAFEFAGMSGDTMVVLARGGSLGPAGREHKVDALGGPSPHSQPHPHQPENLSIL from the exons GTACGCCATGGCCCTGTACAACCAGCATGTCTGCCCTGTGGATAACTG GTTATACAACCAGTCATGTGAAGAGGAGCTGTATTTGCAGAGTGGTCCAACGTTGTGCTGCACATTAGACAATGTACCTCTCATCAG TAAATGTGGGACTCTTCCCCCTGAGAGCTGCTTCTTCAGCCTTATCTGCAGCACAGGCTCATTCATGG TTATGGTGATTGTGCTGCTCCGCTATGCCCACGTCATTGAGAAGCACCAAAACTGTGTTCTCAACACTGCAAGTCTTTCCACAGGCTGGATCTGTGCTGCTGGACTCATCATGGTGGGCAACTTCCAG GTGGATAATGCCAAAGTTCTCCACTATGTCGGAGCAGGCATTGCCTTCCCCACCAGTATGCTGTTTGTGTGCCTGCAGTCGGCTCTGACTTACCGGTTGGCCAAGACCCAGGGGGAATACAACGTGGCCCACCTCCGGCTCTGCATGACCCTGCTGGCCTTCGTAGCCTTGGTGCTCA gtggtgtgtttttctgtcaggaGAGCTTCGTCCTGCAACATGCGTCAGCCATCTTCGAATGGGTGTTCTGCGTCATCATCATGCTGTTCTACGGGACATTTGCCTTCGAGTTTGCCGGCATGTCAGGAGACACCATGGTGGTGCTGGCCAGAGGAGGATCACTGGGACCTGCTGGGAGAGAACACAAGGTGGACGCACTGGGAGGTCCCAGTCCACACTCACAGCCACATCCACACCAACCTGAAAACCTGTCCATATTGTAG
- the zgc:154058 gene encoding transmembrane protein 150A-like isoform X3 yields the protein MALYNQHVCPVDNWLYNQSCEEELYLQSGPTLCCTLDNVPLISKCGTLPPESCFFSLICSTGSFMVMVIVLLRYAHVIEKHQNCVLNTASLSTGWICAAGLIMVGNFQVDNAKVLHYVGAGIAFPTSMLFVCLQSALTYRLAKTQGEYNVAHLRLCMTLLAFVALVLSGVFFCQESFVLQHASAIFEWVFCVIIMLFYGTFAFEFAGMSGDTMVVLARGGSLGPAGREHKVDALGGPSPHSQPHPHQPENLSIL from the exons ATGGCCCTGTACAACCAGCATGTCTGCCCTGTGGATAACTG GTTATACAACCAGTCATGTGAAGAGGAGCTGTATTTGCAGAGTGGTCCAACGTTGTGCTGCACATTAGACAATGTACCTCTCATCAG TAAATGTGGGACTCTTCCCCCTGAGAGCTGCTTCTTCAGCCTTATCTGCAGCACAGGCTCATTCATGG TTATGGTGATTGTGCTGCTCCGCTATGCCCACGTCATTGAGAAGCACCAAAACTGTGTTCTCAACACTGCAAGTCTTTCCACAGGCTGGATCTGTGCTGCTGGACTCATCATGGTGGGCAACTTCCAG GTGGATAATGCCAAAGTTCTCCACTATGTCGGAGCAGGCATTGCCTTCCCCACCAGTATGCTGTTTGTGTGCCTGCAGTCGGCTCTGACTTACCGGTTGGCCAAGACCCAGGGGGAATACAACGTGGCCCACCTCCGGCTCTGCATGACCCTGCTGGCCTTCGTAGCCTTGGTGCTCA gtggtgtgtttttctgtcaggaGAGCTTCGTCCTGCAACATGCGTCAGCCATCTTCGAATGGGTGTTCTGCGTCATCATCATGCTGTTCTACGGGACATTTGCCTTCGAGTTTGCCGGCATGTCAGGAGACACCATGGTGGTGCTGGCCAGAGGAGGATCACTGGGACCTGCTGGGAGAGAACACAAGGTGGACGCACTGGGAGGTCCCAGTCCACACTCACAGCCACATCCACACCAACCTGAAAACCTGTCCATATTGTAG